In a single window of the Methylococcus sp. Mc7 genome:
- a CDS encoding DEAD/DEAH box helicase family protein, giving the protein MADSDELAALRAENARLISLLESHGIEWRARQQPSPLPVEPSRLSTDEKVDLFRRLFRGRTDVFPVRWESKTTGKSGYAPACANDKFARRAILHSEAARRARAMDGPSEWRAGVCEKPRIKCADCSNRLLIPLSDAVIYKHLAGEHTVGVYPLLEDDGCHFLAVDFDEAEWRDDARAFMQSCDELGVPAALEVSRSGKGAHAWVFFANRVSARDARRLGTAIISHACTRTRQLQLTSYDRLFPNQDTMPKGGFGNLIALPLQKGPREKGFSVFVDAELRPYPDQWAFLASIQPMTAHDIEPTILRATGGTHPLDVTFIDDEDLATPWKRKNVSTRKLAGPMPKSLNVTLANFIYFEKAQLPQALANRLIRLAAFQNPEFYKAQAMRMSVWDKPRVIGCAENYPQHIALPRGCLDAALSLLRDNGIACDLEDERFAGAPLEVTFVGTLRLDQEAAIAGMLPHDAGVLCAPTAFGKTVTAAAMIARRGVNTLVLVHRTELLKQWQERLQAFLGAGKGVVGTIGGGGKAKPTGKIDIAVMQSLSRQGEVNPLVEDYGQVIVDECHHVGAVSFDAILKRTRAKYVLGLTATPIRRDGQQPIIFMQCGPIRHTAARPAGAPQDLEVAPRSRFARIDLPSEAGIQDVFRHLANDQDRTDAITAEIQGVFAQGRKVLVLTERTEHLDAIHAALDGYEPALFVLHGRMSKKQRGALIAQLDALPPDAPHILLATGKLVGEGFDHPPLDTLVLAMPVSWKGTLQQYAGRLHREHASKTGVRIIDFVDTGHPALLRMWEKRQRGYRAMGYRVAAEVVDS; this is encoded by the coding sequence ATGGCCGATAGCGATGAACTCGCTGCACTGCGCGCCGAGAACGCTCGCCTGATCTCGCTGCTCGAATCGCACGGCATCGAATGGCGTGCGCGGCAGCAGCCATCACCGCTGCCCGTCGAGCCGTCGAGACTGTCCACCGACGAGAAGGTCGACCTGTTTCGACGCCTCTTTCGCGGCCGCACCGACGTGTTCCCAGTCCGATGGGAAAGCAAGACCACGGGCAAGTCGGGCTACGCGCCGGCCTGCGCCAACGACAAATTTGCACGGAGAGCAATTTTGCACAGCGAAGCAGCCCGTAGGGCGAGGGCCATGGATGGCCCGAGTGAATGGCGTGCTGGCGTCTGCGAAAAGCCTCGCATCAAGTGTGCAGACTGCAGCAATCGCCTGCTGATTCCGCTGTCGGACGCGGTGATCTACAAGCATCTGGCCGGCGAGCACACGGTTGGGGTGTATCCGCTGCTGGAGGACGACGGCTGCCACTTCCTGGCCGTCGACTTCGATGAGGCGGAATGGCGGGACGACGCGCGAGCGTTCATGCAGTCCTGCGACGAGCTCGGCGTACCGGCGGCGCTGGAAGTTTCGCGCTCCGGAAAAGGTGCGCACGCATGGGTGTTCTTCGCCAACCGAGTCTCGGCCCGTGATGCGCGACGGTTGGGCACGGCCATCATCAGCCATGCCTGTACACGCACGCGGCAACTCCAACTCACCTCCTACGACAGGCTGTTCCCCAACCAGGACACGATGCCCAAGGGCGGCTTCGGCAACCTGATCGCCCTGCCGCTGCAGAAGGGCCCGAGGGAAAAGGGCTTCAGCGTGTTCGTCGACGCCGAGCTGCGCCCCTACCCGGACCAGTGGGCATTCCTGGCCTCCATCCAGCCGATGACCGCGCACGACATCGAGCCGACCATCCTGAGGGCCACGGGTGGCACCCATCCTTTGGATGTTACTTTCATCGACGACGAGGACTTGGCGACGCCCTGGAAGCGCAAGAACGTATCGACCAGGAAGCTGGCCGGGCCGATGCCAAAGTCGCTGAACGTGACGCTGGCCAATTTCATCTATTTCGAGAAGGCGCAATTGCCGCAGGCACTCGCCAATCGGCTGATCCGGCTGGCCGCTTTCCAGAACCCCGAGTTCTACAAGGCCCAGGCGATGCGGATGTCCGTGTGGGACAAGCCGCGCGTCATCGGCTGCGCCGAGAACTACCCGCAGCACATTGCCCTGCCTCGCGGGTGCCTGGATGCCGCCCTGTCATTGCTCCGCGACAACGGCATCGCCTGCGATCTGGAAGACGAGCGTTTCGCCGGTGCACCTCTGGAGGTGACCTTCGTCGGCACCCTGCGCCTCGACCAGGAGGCTGCCATCGCAGGAATGCTCCCCCACGATGCCGGCGTGCTGTGCGCGCCGACGGCATTCGGCAAAACGGTCACGGCCGCCGCGATGATTGCCCGGCGGGGAGTGAACACCTTGGTTCTGGTGCATCGCACGGAACTGCTCAAGCAGTGGCAGGAGCGCCTGCAAGCCTTTCTTGGCGCCGGCAAAGGCGTGGTAGGAACCATCGGCGGCGGCGGCAAGGCCAAGCCCACCGGCAAGATCGATATCGCGGTGATGCAGTCTTTGTCCCGCCAGGGCGAGGTGAACCCGCTGGTCGAAGACTACGGACAGGTCATCGTCGACGAGTGCCACCACGTCGGTGCGGTGTCCTTCGACGCCATCCTGAAGAGAACCAGGGCGAAATACGTGCTCGGCCTGACGGCAACGCCGATCCGCCGCGATGGCCAGCAGCCGATCATCTTCATGCAGTGCGGGCCGATCCGCCACACGGCGGCTAGGCCCGCAGGCGCTCCCCAGGATTTGGAGGTCGCGCCACGGTCACGCTTCGCGCGGATCGATCTGCCATCCGAAGCCGGGATTCAGGACGTGTTTCGTCACTTGGCCAACGATCAGGACCGTACCGACGCTATCACGGCAGAAATTCAGGGGGTTTTCGCACAAGGCCGCAAGGTTCTGGTGCTGACCGAGCGGACCGAGCACCTCGACGCCATCCACGCCGCGCTGGATGGGTATGAGCCGGCCCTCTTTGTGCTACATGGCCGAATGTCGAAAAAACAGCGAGGCGCCCTCATTGCCCAATTGGACGCCTTGCCGCCCGATGCGCCGCACATCCTGCTGGCGACTGGCAAGCTCGTCGGCGAAGGTTTCGACCATCCCCCTCTCGATACCCTGGTCCTGGCGATGCCGGTTTCCTGGAAGGGTACGCTGCAGCAGTACGCCGGCCGCCTGCACCGGGAGCACGCATCCAAGACCGGCGTTCGGATCATCGATTTCGTCGATACCGGCCATCCAGCCTTGCTGCGGATGTGGGAAAAACGTCAGCGTGGATACCGGGCAATGGGTTACCGGGTCGCTGCGGAAGTGGTCGATTCATGA
- a CDS encoding DEAD/DEAH box helicase, protein MVLNGLKQYQEALLDAFAAYLARCRELKDPGLAFAESTQAHFGHALPYHPLPGADAVPYVCLRVPTGGGKTRLAGQAIKRVNDAFLATEHALVLWLVPSDPIREQTLRALKTPGELLHQDMRDLFGAVHVLDINEALYLQPATLNTGNTLIVATMQSFKRDTAEGLRVYRQNGALMPHFDGVSPEQRGEHSLVDVIRLRRPFVIVDEAHNQGTPLAVDTLTRFNPACILELTATPDRANQPSNVLRSVSAATLQAEDMLKLPLELAIHPEWRVSLTEAIARLRQLEKEAELEKQQTGETIKPVVMLIQAERKAGDKETFTPERVRQHLIEDFNIPAETIAIATGAVDELTGKTLDDPDYPQFIITVDKLREGWDCPYAYVLFSFRNTTSATAVEQVLGRVLRMPHVTRKQQEALNRSYAYVVSSELAATVQGLRDGLVQSGFERLETKDLIRAADDTAPMGDLFAPQGDLVIPLPAVNDAVAVPDETALLSLPKALRDKVEVSPESGTLTVKGGASPKQIQQLAETFKEPETAKVVRERLDTAQAVATAPPARMPTPAERGEKATVPLLGYTQYGFFDVFDETPLLDADWEITDFDPKLTESEFAHDVEAMRRASLSISQLEKIECDVYDRLDSQLALFGAEDGWTVNDLIYWLDRNLYFPYSERDQKVAWLGAALDRLLQQRGFSLDELAYRKFRLRGALQRKIAAGLVQAKQRVFDGLFADESGFAVRDEHSIVLEQGRYAYDFQYTGFIPLKRHFFPVIGNLKNSGEEFECAEFIANQLEGVAWWVRNVERKPTSFWLQTASDRFYPDFLVQMANGPLVAIEYKGAHIADGRDSQEKQRIGDLWARRSEGRCRFVWVENRQWQRIEEHLK, encoded by the coding sequence ATGGTTTTGAATGGATTGAAACAGTATCAGGAAGCCTTGCTCGACGCCTTCGCCGCCTATCTCGCCCGCTGCCGCGAGTTGAAGGACCCAGGCTTGGCCTTCGCCGAATCGACCCAGGCCCACTTCGGCCATGCACTGCCCTACCACCCGCTGCCGGGGGCCGATGCGGTGCCCTATGTCTGCCTGCGCGTGCCGACCGGCGGCGGCAAGACGCGCCTCGCCGGGCAGGCGATCAAGCGGGTGAACGATGCGTTTCTCGCCACCGAACACGCCCTGGTGCTGTGGCTGGTGCCGTCGGACCCGATCCGCGAACAGACCCTGCGGGCGCTGAAGACGCCGGGGGAGCTGCTGCATCAGGACATGCGCGACCTCTTTGGCGCGGTGCATGTGCTGGACATCAACGAGGCGCTCTACCTGCAACCGGCGACGCTCAACACCGGTAACACCCTCATCGTCGCCACCATGCAGAGCTTCAAGCGCGACACCGCCGAGGGCTTGCGCGTCTATCGCCAGAACGGCGCCTTGATGCCGCACTTCGATGGTGTGTCGCCGGAACAGCGGGGCGAACACTCGCTGGTGGATGTGATCCGCCTGCGCCGCCCCTTCGTCATCGTGGACGAGGCGCACAACCAGGGCACGCCGCTGGCGGTCGATACCCTCACCCGCTTCAACCCGGCCTGCATTCTGGAGCTGACCGCGACGCCGGACCGCGCCAACCAGCCCTCCAACGTGCTGCGCAGCGTCTCCGCCGCCACCCTGCAGGCGGAGGACATGCTCAAGCTGCCGCTGGAGCTGGCGATTCACCCCGAGTGGCGGGTGTCGCTGACCGAGGCCATCGCCCGTTTACGCCAGTTGGAGAAAGAAGCGGAACTGGAAAAACAGCAGACCGGCGAAACCATCAAGCCGGTGGTGATGCTGATCCAGGCCGAGCGCAAGGCCGGTGACAAGGAGACCTTCACCCCGGAGCGGGTCAGGCAGCACCTGATCGAGGATTTCAACATCCCGGCGGAGACCATCGCCATCGCCACGGGGGCGGTGGACGAACTGACCGGCAAGACCCTCGACGACCCGGACTACCCGCAGTTCATCATCACCGTGGACAAGCTGCGCGAGGGGTGGGACTGCCCCTATGCCTATGTGCTGTTCTCCTTCCGCAACACCACCTCCGCCACGGCGGTGGAGCAGGTGTTGGGTAGGGTGCTGCGCATGCCCCACGTCACCCGCAAGCAGCAGGAGGCACTGAACCGCAGTTACGCCTATGTGGTGTCGTCGGAACTGGCCGCCACGGTGCAGGGGCTGCGCGACGGGCTGGTGCAGAGCGGCTTCGAGCGGCTGGAAACCAAAGACCTCATACGCGCCGCCGACGACACCGCGCCGATGGGTGATCTGTTCGCGCCGCAGGGGGATCTGGTGATCCCGCTGCCAGCGGTGAACGATGCGGTGGCCGTGCCGGATGAAACGGCGCTGTTGTCGCTGCCCAAGGCACTGCGCGACAAGGTGGAGGTTTCGCCGGAGAGCGGCACGCTGACGGTGAAGGGCGGCGCATCACCAAAACAGATTCAGCAACTGGCAGAAACGTTCAAAGAGCCAGAGACGGCGAAGGTGGTGCGTGAGCGACTCGACACCGCCCAGGCCGTTGCCACGGCCCCGCCAGCCCGTATGCCCACGCCGGCGGAACGGGGCGAGAAGGCTACGGTGCCGCTGTTGGGCTACACCCAGTACGGCTTCTTCGACGTGTTCGACGAAACGCCCCTGCTGGACGCCGATTGGGAGATTACGGATTTCGATCCGAAACTGACCGAGAGCGAGTTTGCCCACGACGTGGAGGCGATGCGCCGCGCCTCGCTCTCGATCTCGCAACTGGAGAAGATCGAGTGCGATGTGTACGACCGGCTCGACAGTCAGTTGGCGCTTTTTGGCGCAGAAGACGGCTGGACGGTGAACGACCTGATCTACTGGCTGGATCGTAATTTGTATTTCCCGTACTCGGAACGGGATCAGAAGGTGGCTTGGCTCGGCGCGGCCTTGGACCGCCTGCTGCAACAGCGCGGTTTTTCCCTGGATGAGCTGGCCTATCGCAAGTTCCGCCTGCGCGGGGCCTTGCAACGCAAGATAGCAGCGGGACTGGTGCAGGCGAAACAGCGGGTGTTCGACGGGCTGTTTGCCGACGAATCGGGGTTCGCGGTGCGTGACGAACACAGCATCGTGCTGGAACAGGGACGTTACGCCTACGACTTCCAGTACACCGGGTTCATCCCCCTCAAGCGCCACTTCTTCCCGGTGATCGGCAACCTGAAGAACAGCGGCGAAGAGTTCGAGTGCGCCGAGTTCATCGCCAACCAGCTGGAAGGCGTGGCGTGGTGGGTGCGCAACGTGGAGCGCAAGCCGACCTCGTTCTGGCTGCAAACCGCCTCGGACCGTTTCTATCCCGATTTCCTCGTGCAGATGGCGAACGGCCCGCTGGTCGCCATCGAGTACAAGGGGGCCCATATCGCCGACGGCCGAGATAGCCAAGAAAAGCAGCGCATCGGCGATTTGTGGGCGCGGCGCAGTGAAGGGCGGTGTCGGTTTGTGTGGGTGGAGAACAGGCAATGGCAGCGGATCGAGGAGCATCTGAAATGA
- a CDS encoding site-specific DNA-methyltransferase, producing the protein MPTLNWIGKEAVVKHHKEVPFRLLEPVPELSLPSPAGRGAGGEGDYSGNLIVQGDNLHALKALLPRYAGQVKCIYIDPPYNTGNEGWVYNDNVNSPEIRKWLGEVVGKEGETLDRHDRWLSMMYPRLVLLKQFLREDGAIFVSIDDNEVATLRLLMDEIFGAKNFVATVLWQKVYSPKNSARHLSEDHDYIVIYAAKADAWKPNLLPRTEEQNAAYKNPDKDPRGVWKTSDLSARNYYSDGTYSVTSPSGRVIEAPPKGRYWTVSKEKFEELNRDNRIWWGKDGNAIPQIKRFLHEVKDGRVPQTMWFYQEVGHTQEGKKELLELVDFDTSDDVFITPKPTRLIQRILQIATDKDSIVLDSFAGSGTTGHAVLKQNVEDGGNRRFILVEMDEGIAQNVTAERMRRVCTGYTKGALTPGPSPASGRGEKVVEGLGGGFQFCRLSSEPLFKADGPIRPDVTFAQLAEFVWFMETGTGLAQSALSPSPPAPLPKGDGRKAATPFLGMYKDRAVFLLYNGVLKDKSDRGGNVLNGRTLEVLEKALPDFDGPRVVYGARSRFDKAKLAKLGITFHQLPYELAVKTWF; encoded by the coding sequence ATGCCTACGTTGAACTGGATCGGCAAAGAAGCCGTCGTCAAACACCACAAAGAAGTGCCGTTCCGCCTGCTGGAGCCGGTGCCGGAGCTTTCGCTCCCCTCGCCCGCCGGGAGAGGGGCCGGGGGTGAGGGCGACTACAGCGGCAACCTGATCGTGCAGGGCGACAACCTGCATGCGCTCAAGGCGCTGCTGCCGCGCTATGCCGGGCAGGTGAAGTGCATCTACATCGACCCGCCGTACAACACCGGCAACGAGGGGTGGGTCTACAACGACAACGTCAACAGCCCCGAGATCCGCAAGTGGCTGGGCGAGGTTGTCGGCAAGGAGGGCGAGACGCTGGATCGGCACGACCGCTGGTTGTCAATGATGTACCCGCGCTTGGTGTTGCTGAAGCAGTTTCTGCGCGAGGACGGGGCGATCTTCGTGTCCATCGATGACAACGAGGTGGCGACGCTGCGGTTGTTGATGGATGAGATTTTCGGGGCGAAGAATTTCGTCGCCACTGTGCTGTGGCAGAAGGTCTATTCGCCGAAGAACTCGGCACGTCATCTTTCCGAAGATCACGACTACATCGTCATCTACGCAGCCAAGGCTGACGCGTGGAAACCGAATCTGTTGCCGCGCACGGAAGAACAAAACGCAGCGTACAAAAATCCGGACAAGGACCCGCGCGGCGTCTGGAAAACCAGTGATTTGTCGGCGCGCAACTATTACTCAGATGGAACGTACTCTGTAACTTCACCCTCTGGTCGAGTGATCGAAGCTCCACCCAAAGGAAGGTACTGGACAGTTTCAAAGGAAAAGTTCGAGGAACTGAACCGCGACAACCGCATCTGGTGGGGCAAGGATGGCAATGCCATTCCGCAGATCAAACGCTTCCTGCATGAAGTCAAGGATGGTCGGGTGCCGCAGACCATGTGGTTTTATCAAGAGGTCGGCCATACGCAGGAAGGCAAGAAGGAACTGCTCGAACTGGTCGACTTCGATACGTCTGACGACGTTTTCATCACGCCGAAGCCCACCCGGCTCATTCAGCGCATCCTGCAAATTGCCACCGACAAGGATTCCATCGTCCTCGACAGCTTTGCCGGCTCCGGGACGACGGGACACGCCGTGCTCAAGCAGAACGTCGAGGACGGCGGCAACCGCCGCTTCATCCTCGTGGAGATGGACGAGGGCATAGCTCAAAACGTCACCGCGGAGCGGATGCGGCGCGTCTGCACCGGCTACACCAAAGGCGCCCTCACCCCCGGCCCCTCTCCCGCCAGCGGGCGAGGGGAGAAGGTTGTCGAAGGCCTCGGTGGCGGCTTCCAGTTCTGCCGCCTCTCCAGTGAACCGCTGTTCAAGGCCGACGGCCCCATCCGCCCCGATGTGACTTTCGCGCAACTGGCGGAGTTCGTCTGGTTCATGGAGACGGGCACCGGGCTTGCGCAATCGGCGCTTTCGCCCTCACCCCCGGCCCCTCTCCCAAAGGGAGATGGGAGAAAGGCGGCGACGCCGTTTCTCGGCATGTACAAGGACCGCGCCGTCTTTCTACTCTACAACGGCGTCCTCAAGGACAAATCGGATAGGGGCGGCAACGTGCTCAACGGCCGCACGCTTGAGGTGCTTGAAAAGGCCCTGCCCGACTTCGACGGCCCGCGCGTGGTCTACGGGGCGCGCTCGCGCTTCGACAAGGCCAAGCTCGCCAAGCTGGGCATCACCTTCCACCAACTCCCCTACGAACTGGCGGTGAAGACATGGTTTTGA
- a CDS encoding helix-turn-helix domain-containing protein, whose product MRTVIGIRPAKPGHRTVDDANGPTPTVWFDSWRQLAGLLSDENRALLRLMQERQPRTVLELAEWSGRAASNLSRTLRHLERHGLVKLHRSPDTRAVRPEALATEFLIVLD is encoded by the coding sequence ATGCGCACAGTGATTGGCATCCGTCCGGCCAAACCCGGCCATCGGACGGTCGATGACGCCAATGGCCCCACGCCCACCGTCTGGTTCGATTCCTGGCGGCAGTTGGCCGGTCTGCTGTCGGACGAGAACCGCGCGCTGCTGCGCCTGATGCAGGAGCGGCAACCGCGCACGGTGTTGGAGCTGGCCGAATGGTCAGGCCGCGCGGCCAGCAATCTGTCGCGCACCCTGCGTCACCTGGAGCGTCACGGCCTGGTCAAGCTGCACCGCAGCCCGGACACCCGTGCCGTGCGCCCGGAGGCGCTGGCCACCGAGTTTCTGATCGTGCTGGATTGA
- a CDS encoding type II toxin-antitoxin system RelE/ParE family toxin, with translation MTVKPVIPREQANRDVNDAVAYYLSEGAETAAFGLIDALEQAYGHISRHPATGSARYAHELNLPGLRVWPLTRYPYLVFYVEQPDHIDVWRVLQGQRDIPAWMQEPDASV, from the coding sequence GTGACGGTCAAGCCGGTCATTCCGCGCGAACAGGCCAACCGGGATGTAAACGATGCGGTCGCCTACTACCTGAGCGAAGGTGCTGAAACAGCCGCATTCGGGTTGATTGACGCGCTCGAGCAGGCCTACGGGCACATCAGCCGTCACCCCGCTACCGGCTCTGCACGTTACGCCCACGAACTGAACCTGCCCGGCCTGCGTGTCTGGCCTCTAACCCGCTATCCCTACCTCGTGTTCTACGTCGAGCAGCCGGATCACATCGACGTCTGGCGCGTACTGCAAGGCCAACGCGACATACCCGCGTGGATGCAGGAGCCGGACGCCAGCGTCTGA
- a CDS encoding type II toxin-antitoxin system ParD family antitoxin: MSTMNISLPETLKTFVDEQVSQRGYGSSSEYVRELIRKDQDRMRLRELLLAGASSSPGAPSDATYFEGLRHRVRQSAKPGAKG; encoded by the coding sequence ATGAGCACGATGAATATTTCCCTGCCCGAAACGCTGAAAACCTTCGTTGACGAACAGGTCAGCCAGCGCGGCTACGGCAGCAGCAGCGAGTATGTGCGCGAGCTGATCCGCAAGGATCAGGATCGCATGCGCCTGCGCGAACTGCTCCTGGCGGGAGCCTCTTCCTCACCCGGCGCGCCATCCGATGCCACCTACTTTGAAGGTCTGCGTCATCGGGTACGCCAGAGCGCAAAGCCCGGCGCCAAGGGGTGA
- a CDS encoding type II toxin-antitoxin system ParD family antitoxin produces the protein MPTSVALGRHFETFIREQLQSGRFNNASEVVRAGLRLLEEREQRHQAELQALRADIAAGKASGTPKPADEVFARLEAEYSNQ, from the coding sequence ATGCCAACCAGCGTCGCCCTGGGCCGCCACTTCGAGACCTTCATCCGCGAGCAACTGCAAAGCGGTCGTTTCAACAATGCCAGCGAAGTCGTCCGCGCCGGCCTGCGTCTGCTGGAGGAGCGCGAACAACGCCATCAGGCCGAGCTGCAGGCCCTGCGTGCCGACATCGCGGCGGGCAAGGCCAGCGGCACGCCCAAGCCTGCCGACGAGGTGTTCGCTCGGCTCGAAGCCGAGTACAGCAATCAGTGA
- a CDS encoding DUF2924 domain-containing protein has translation MTDTPTKDSISAQVAALPGLPMKELWALWDAHFPRRPAHTNRHYVESRLAYRLQVQTYGPLPAGVRRYLVERGALFSKIQQAGRGTECHLMPGTVLVREWDEREYRVTVTAEGLYELEGQRFKSLSAAARHITGTQWSGPKFFGLKAGKGGQR, from the coding sequence ATGACCGATACCCCAACGAAAGACAGCATCAGCGCGCAGGTGGCGGCGCTGCCCGGCCTGCCCATGAAAGAGCTCTGGGCGCTCTGGGACGCCCACTTCCCGCGCCGTCCCGCCCACACCAACCGCCACTACGTGGAATCGCGCCTGGCCTACCGGCTGCAGGTGCAGACGTATGGGCCACTGCCGGCGGGCGTGCGCCGCTATCTGGTGGAGCGCGGCGCGCTGTTCTCGAAGATCCAGCAGGCCGGGCGCGGCACGGAATGCCACCTGATGCCCGGAACGGTGCTGGTGCGCGAGTGGGACGAGCGCGAGTACCGGGTGACCGTGACCGCCGAAGGCCTCTATGAGCTCGAGGGCCAGCGCTTCAAGAGTCTGTCGGCGGCGGCGCGGCACATCACCGGTACACAGTGGTCCGGGCCCAAGTTCTTCGGGCTGAAGGCGGGCAAGGGAGGCCAGCGATGA